A region from the Gossypium hirsutum isolate 1008001.06 chromosome A08, Gossypium_hirsutum_v2.1, whole genome shotgun sequence genome encodes:
- the LOC107946819 gene encoding general transcription factor 3C polypeptide 5 encodes MGVIKEGRVSGTLPKDEAFAIHYPGYPKTTSRAIQTLGGTEGILKARSSQPNRLELHFRHGDPYSHPAFGELSPCNSLLLKISKKKCSNRQTAEASSKLQECSTSGVNDAENPKQPFRVEVERPEEEEEEESNLCADIVCRVSEAYNFDGMADYQHVLPVHANAARKRKGNWVEAEETSFEKGGFMDVDQEDVMMILPPLFSPKDMPENVVLRPSTILSSKKNQEVAVHYSAQVDLEPGLAIDFNIKEVPKNVNWEEHITQDSEQWEWQMTVSKLFEEWPIWPKESVTERLLQKGLKFSHLVLKRLLLGVAYYFSNGPFRRFWIRKGYDPRKDPESRIYQRTDFRVPEPLRNYADASVANNLTHKWGDLCSFQVFPYKFQMILQLFELDDDYIQQEIRKPPKLETCDPKTGWFSECVLDCLRLRVAMRFLSVYPKTGAESILKSCSNEFEKLKRSCLYKDVFNSHQEEHQQTNKGDDDKERAKSSDNKEDEVEAEDEEELDAYDETLTLGDGDDEISLQPDTYLDMENNSRTYLQELFGSFPSTGSGTDAIQAADTSDGEYEIYEQFGDNNYSDDDDDDNDDDDDDDGGGGGGGVGGDDS; translated from the exons ATGGGAGTGATAAAAGAGGGCAGAGTCTCAGGCACGTTGCCGAAAGATGAGGCGTTTGCCATTCACTATCCGGGCTATCCTAAGACCACCTCTCGTGCCATCCAGACTCTTGGAGGAACCGAAGGGATTCTCAAG GCTCGTAGCTCGCAGCCAAACAGATTGGAGCTCCATTTCCGTCACGGGGATCCGTACTCGCATCCTGCATTCGGTGAGCTTAGCCCCTGTAACAGTTTGCTGCTTAAAATATCGAAAAAGAAGTGTTCTAATCGCCAAACCGCCGAAGCTTCAAGTAAGTTACAAGAGTGTTCAACATCAGGAGTAAATGATGCGGAAAACCCGAAACAGCCATTTCGAGTTGAAGTGGAGAGAccggaagaagaagaagaagaggaatcGAACCTTTGTGCTGATATTGTTTGTCGTGTCTCCGAAGCTTACAATTTTGATG GAATGGCTGATTATCAGCATGTTCTCCCTGTTCATGCCAATGCTGCCAGGAAAAGAAAGGGAAATTGGGTGGAAGCAGAAGAGACATCCTTTG AAAAGGGTGGGTTCATGGATGTGGATCAAGAGGATGTGATGATGATATTGCCTCCGCTCTTTTCACCCAAAGATATGCCAGAGAATGTAGT GTTAAGACCATCAACCATCTTAAGTTCAAAAAAGAACCAAGAGGTAGCTGTACATTATAGTGCTCAg GTTGACCTAGAGCCAGGCCTTGCAATTGATTTCAACATTAAAG AGGTTCCTAAGAATGTGAACTGGGAGGAACATATAACCCAGGACTCAGAGCAGTGGGAGTGGCAGATGACTGTATCTAAGCTATTTGAAGAATGGCCTATATGGCCCAAGGAATCTGTAACTGAGCGCTTGCTTCAGAAAGGTCTAAAATTTAGCCATTTGGTGCTTAAAAG GCTTCTACTTGGGGTTGCTTACTACTTCTCAAATGGACCATTTCGGAGATTCTGGATCAGAAAAGGATATGATCCTCGCAAAGATCCTGAGTCTCGCAT ATATCAGAGAACTGATTTTCGTGTACCTGAACCATTGCGGAACTATGCAGATGCTAGCGTGGCTAACAA TTTGACGCATAAGTGGGGAGATTTATGTTCATTCCAAGTATTTCCTTACAAATTCCAGATGATTTTACAACTATTTGAACTGGATGATGATTACATTCAACAAGAGATACGAAAGCCTCCAAAATTAGAAACATGCGAT CCTAAAACTGGATGGTTCTCCGAGTGTGTGCTTGATTGCCTGAGACTTCGTGTAGCAATGAGGTTCTTGTCAGTATATCCCAAAACTGGTGCAGAAAGCATACTGAAATCTTGCTCTAATGAATTTGAGAAGTTAAAGAGGTCATGCTTATACAAGGATGTCTTCAACTCTCATCAAGAGGAGCATCAGCAAACTAATAAAG GTGATGATGATAAAGAGAGAGCCAAAAGTTCTGATAATAAGGAAGATGAAGTTGAAGCTGAGGATGAAGAGGAATTGGATGCGTATGATGAGACACTTACTCTG GGTGATGGGGATGATGAAATCTCTTTGCAACCTGATACAT ATTTAGATATGGAGAACAACTCAAGGACATACTTGCAAGAGCTTTTTGGTAGCTTTCCATCAACTGGATCTGGTACTGATGCAATACAGGCTGCAGACACTAGTGATGGAGAGTATGAAATATATGAACAATTTGGTGATAATAACTACTCtgacgacgacgacgacgacaacgacgacgacgacgatgatgatggtggtggtggtggtggtggtgttgGTGGTGATGATAGCTAA
- the LOC107946834 gene encoding outer envelope pore protein 37, chloroplastic isoform X2 translates to MLDASPRIPNYLVPPLLPPPPPSPLEPEPEPPPPSPPPTKPYQFLSSVSSLRVTSEFDTDSRVFFHKLSCKLFDNLAKLKLSFINNAKREITEPQLALFSKYLSIYYDPEEQNAIFRGYYNVGPTWHFKAAIDVKAQQGELAVIAKLADPSYAVEVSSPVPDVSLPRATFRFPIGEFSLEEREEDDVPRLSINGIVKGPILYGVGAARYMDEELKLRYSYKDGTMSFIPSISLPTNTASFAFKRRFSPSDKLSYWYNLDSNYWSVVYKHTYDKDLKFKAGYDSEVRLCWASLWVGDENGKAKTTPMKMKIQVMLQVPQDDITSTVILFRVKKRFQFPSLINSSSGASTQDCISPSLL, encoded by the exons ATGCTGGACGCTTCTCCTCGAATCCCCAATTACCTTGTCCCGCCCCTGTTACCGCCACCGCCACCGTCCCCTTTGGAGCCGGAGCCTGAGCCACCGCCACCTTCTCCACCACCCACGAAGCCCTACCAGTTTCTCTCTTCGGTATCCTCCCTCAGAGTGACTTCGGAGTTCGATACTGATAGCCGCGTGTTCTTCCACAAGCTGTCTTGTAAGCTCTTCGACAACCTTGCGAAGCTCAAACTCTCCTTCATCAACAACGCCAAACGCGAGATCACGGAGCCCCAGTTGGCGCTATTTTCTAAGTACTTGTCCATATACTACGATCCTGAAGAACAAAATGCCATATTCCGGGGTTACTACAATGTCGGTCCTACGTGGCATTTCAAAGCTGCCATTGATGTTAAG gcACAACAAGGTGAACTGGCAGTTATTGCAAAACTTGCTGATCCTAGTTATGCTGTTGAAGTGTCATCACCTGTTCCCGATGTTTCATTG CCCAGAGCGACATTTAGATTTCCCATCGGTGAATTTTCATTAGAGGAGAGGGAAGAGGATGACGTACCAAGGTTGTCGATAAATGGAATTGTTAAAGGTCCAATCTTGTATGGGGTAGGTGCCGCACGTTACATGGATGAAGAACTGAAACTAAGATACTCATATAAG GATGGGACAATGTCATTTATTCCTAGCATTTCACTACCAACTAATACGGCGTCATTTGCATTCAAGCGACGCTTCAGTCCATCGGATAAATTGAG CTACTGGTACAATCTTGATTCAAACTATTGGAGTGTGGTGTACAAGCACACGTATGACAAAGACTTGAAATTCAAAGCTGGCTACGATTCTGAGGTTCGTCTTTGCTGGGCTTCTCTATGG GTTGGAGATGAAAATGGCAAGGCAAAGACGACCCCCATGAAGATGAAAATCCAGGTTATGCTACAGGTACCACAGGATGACATTACGTCAACAGTGATATTGTTCCGTGTTAAAAAGAG ATTTCAGTTTCCATCTCTGATAAATAGCTCCAGTGGTGCCTCAACTCAGGACTGTATCTCTCCCTCTCTTCTTTGA
- the LOC107946834 gene encoding outer envelope pore protein 37, chloroplastic isoform X1, translating to MLDASPRIPNYLVPPLLPPPPPSPLEPEPEPPPPSPPPTKPYQFLSSVSSLRVTSEFDTDSRVFFHKLSCKLFDNLAKLKLSFINNAKREITEPQLALFSKYLSIYYDPEEQNAIFRGYYNVGPTWHFKAAIDVKAQQGELAVIAKLADPSYAVEVSSPVPDVSLPRATFRFPIGEFSLEEREEDDVPRLSINGIVKGPILYGVGAARYMDEELKLRYSYKDGTMSFIPSISLPTNTASFAFKRRFSPSDKLSYWYNLDSNYWSVVYKHTYDKDLKFKAGYDSEVRLCWASLWVGDENGKAKTTPMKMKIQVMLQVPQDDITSTVILFRVKKRWDILLLSHATLPVSLWHGYWTSFYVMIYIIANCFIIYNIMASVGC from the exons ATGCTGGACGCTTCTCCTCGAATCCCCAATTACCTTGTCCCGCCCCTGTTACCGCCACCGCCACCGTCCCCTTTGGAGCCGGAGCCTGAGCCACCGCCACCTTCTCCACCACCCACGAAGCCCTACCAGTTTCTCTCTTCGGTATCCTCCCTCAGAGTGACTTCGGAGTTCGATACTGATAGCCGCGTGTTCTTCCACAAGCTGTCTTGTAAGCTCTTCGACAACCTTGCGAAGCTCAAACTCTCCTTCATCAACAACGCCAAACGCGAGATCACGGAGCCCCAGTTGGCGCTATTTTCTAAGTACTTGTCCATATACTACGATCCTGAAGAACAAAATGCCATATTCCGGGGTTACTACAATGTCGGTCCTACGTGGCATTTCAAAGCTGCCATTGATGTTAAG gcACAACAAGGTGAACTGGCAGTTATTGCAAAACTTGCTGATCCTAGTTATGCTGTTGAAGTGTCATCACCTGTTCCCGATGTTTCATTG CCCAGAGCGACATTTAGATTTCCCATCGGTGAATTTTCATTAGAGGAGAGGGAAGAGGATGACGTACCAAGGTTGTCGATAAATGGAATTGTTAAAGGTCCAATCTTGTATGGGGTAGGTGCCGCACGTTACATGGATGAAGAACTGAAACTAAGATACTCATATAAG GATGGGACAATGTCATTTATTCCTAGCATTTCACTACCAACTAATACGGCGTCATTTGCATTCAAGCGACGCTTCAGTCCATCGGATAAATTGAG CTACTGGTACAATCTTGATTCAAACTATTGGAGTGTGGTGTACAAGCACACGTATGACAAAGACTTGAAATTCAAAGCTGGCTACGATTCTGAGGTTCGTCTTTGCTGGGCTTCTCTATGG GTTGGAGATGAAAATGGCAAGGCAAAGACGACCCCCATGAAGATGAAAATCCAGGTTATGCTACAGGTACCACAGGATGACATTACGTCAACAGTGATATTGTTCCGTGTTAAAAAGAGGTGGGATATTTTATTGTTGTCCCATGCCACACTTCCTGTTTCTCTTTGGCATGGTTATTGGACATCTTTTTATGTGATGATATATATAATTGCTAATTgctttataatttataacataatgGCATCAGTTGGTTGTTGA